A stretch of the Diprion similis isolate iyDipSimi1 chromosome 14, iyDipSimi1.1, whole genome shotgun sequence genome encodes the following:
- the LOC124414995 gene encoding 28S ribosomal protein S36, mitochondrial translates to MMANKGWRVVQAHIPMIKFRKGDIERAVRDVIATNQSAGPASSPLKTTSRASGPGVVTRPVIEDFQLPPRYQRRPLDIQEIECINRGGPE, encoded by the exons ATGATGGCCAATAAAGGGTGGAGA GTCGTGCAGGCTCACATACCTATGATTAAATTCCGTAAGGGTGACATTGAAAGAG CTGTAAGAGATGTAATCGCGACTAATCAGTCAGCTGGTCCAGCATCGTCGCCACTGAAAACGACAAGCAGGGCGTCGGGCCCCGGCGTTGTGACCAGACCAGTTATTGAAGATTTCCAACTACCACCGAGATATCAGAGGCGTCCACTGGATATCCAAGAAATCGAATGTATTAAT CGTGGCGGACCCGAATAA
- the LOC124414994 gene encoding lariat debranching enzyme — protein sequence MRIAVEGCAHGELEIIYDTILQLEKIDGKKIDLLICCGDFQSTRNLNDLHCMAVPDKYKDMCTFYKYYSGEKIAPILTIFIGGNHEASNYLQELPYGGWVATNIYYLGYAGVINVAGIRIAGISGIYKSHNWMQGHYEKPPYTDKTLRSVYHTRNLEIFRIKQISSHIDIFLSHDWPSGITKYGNEAVLLRKKPYFREDIANDALGSQPFMDLLQHHYPSYWFAAHLHCKFAAIVPEENGKRVTKFLALDKCLPKRKFLQVLEIKHDDSLPLKISYDLEWLTILFLTNHLLSVRHGLHYMPGPAGNGRWIYTPSTAEKENVLKKFNHDLEVPDNFKCTVPSYRPESPDSRTKKSVKLQINPQTTEFCNLLGIDDPVVLLQMVDAGRTESKSDDESSTDISNMRHESRDVSQTSIEEDSEKFSLSEDNDAEGMIEFEASFTVPSPSKNLDLPSEQEESAAVNVTTEDELQIPNMDGNDSVQMEPNCKKFKRRNYSIYSSTL from the exons ATGAGGATTGCTGTAGAAGGTTGTGCTCATGGAGAACTGGAAATCATATACGACACAATTCtacaattggaaaaaattgatggtaAAAAGATAGATTTATTGATTTGTTGTGGAGATTTTCAATCAACGAGAAATTTAAACGATCTGCATTGCATGGCCGTACCAGACAAGTACAAAGACATGTGTACATTTTACAA ATATTATTCTGGGGAAAAAATTGCTCCAATACTGACGATATTTATAGGTGGTAATCATGAGGCTTCAAATTACCTTCAAGAATTACCTTATGGGGGTTGGGTCGCTACTAACATTTATTACCTGGGATACGCAGGCGTAATAAATGTAGCAGGAATAAGGATAGCTGGAATTTCAGGAATATACAAAAGCCATAATTGGATGCAGGGTCATTATGAAAAGCCTCCGTACACAGACAAAACTCTAAGAAGTGTTTATCATACCCggaatttagaaatatttaGAATAAAACAG ATTAGCAGCCAtatcgatatatttttatcccaTGATTGGCCCAGTGGAATAACAAAATATGGCAATGAAGCGGTATTGCTAAGAAAGAAGCCGTATTTTAG AGAAGATATTGCAAATGACGCACTAGGAAGTCAACCGTTCATGGACTTGCTGCAGCACCATTATCCGTCTTATTGGTTTGCTGCTCATCTACATTGTAAATTTGCTGCCATAGTTCCTGAAGAAAATGGCAAAagagttacaaaatttttggcaCTCGACAAGTGTTTACCAAAACGAAAGTTTCTTCAGGTTTTAGAAATTAAACACGATGATAGTTTaccgttgaaaatttcatacgaTTTGGAATGGTTGACAATATTATTTCTTACCAATCACTTATTGAGCGTTAGACATGGACTACATTACATGCCAGGTCCTGCTGGAAATGGGAGATGGATTTATACACCATCCAccgcagaaaaagaaaatgttttgaagaaatttaatcACGATTTAGAAGTTCCTGATAATTTTAAATGCACTGTACCATCTTATAGACCAGAATCCCCTGATTCGCGGACTAAAAAGTCAGTTAAACTTCAAATAAACCCCCAAACAACAGAGTTCTGTAACCTGTTGGGGATTGATGATCCAGTAGTTTTATTACAAATGGTGGATGCAGGCCGTACAGAATCAAAATCTGATGATGAGTCAAGTACTGATATATCAAATATGAGGCACGAATCTAGAGACGTGTCTCAAACATCTATAGAAGAAGactccgaaaaattttcccttaGTGAAGACAATGATGCGGAAGGAATGATTGAATTTGAGGCATCATTTACAGTTCCATCGccatcaaaaaatttagacTTGCCTAGTGAACAAGAAGAGAGTGCTGCAGTAAACGTCACCACAGAAGATGAATTACAGATTCCTAATATGG aTGGTAATGACTCTGTGCAAATGGAacctaattgtaaaaaattcaaaagacgAAATTACTCTATATATTCTTCAACTTTGTAA